The Microlunatus antarcticus DNA segment GCCCGCGAGGAGCAGGGCAAGCAGGAGGCCCGGATCCGCCAGCTGAAGGACATGCTGCGGCGCGCCGAGGTCGGCGAGGCCACGGCCGTCGCCGACGAGGTCGCCCCGGGCACCCGGGTGACGATCGCCTTCGACGGGGACGAGAGCGACACCGACACGTTCCTGCTCGGCTCGCGCGAGGTGCTCGGCGCCGACGACCTCGACACCAACGTCTACAGCCCCCAGTCCCCGCTCGGCTCCGCGATCCTCGGGAAGAAGAAGGGCGACCTCGCGACGTACGAGGCCCCCAACGGCAGCAAGATCAACGTCACCGTGGTGAAGGTCGAGCCCTACGGCGGCTAGCCGCACCCGGTCCTCCCGGAAAGTGGTCACTCCGGGCCTCCAAAACCCGGCTGGAGACTGCCGGAATGACCACTTGCCGGGAGAAGGCGGGGCTCAGAGGTTCGCGAGGAGCTCCTGGGCGGCGTCGGGGGTGAGGGCGCCGGAGGCGACCTCGGAGAGGATCTGCTCGCGGGTCAGCACGGTCGGGGCCTCCTCGACGCCGGCGAGGCCGAGCTTGCGCAGCAGGTCGTTGAACCGGGCCCGCGCCGTCGGGTACGAGACGCCGAGGTGCTTCTCGACCTCGCGCAGGTTGCCGCGCGAGGCGAGGAACACCCGGAGCAGCTCGCTCTCGCGGTCGTCCAGCGCGCAGTAGTCGCAGGGCGCGAAGAGGCCGGCCAGCTCGGTGCCGCAGGTCCCGCAGCCGAGCCGCGTCACCGCCAGCTGGTCGCCGCACACGGGGCAGGCGCTGGGCGCGCGGTGCCGGTGCGGGTCGGTCGCCCGGACGCGCTCCCCCACGCCGGTCACGCGCCGCTCGTCGAGGACGCGGCGTCGGAACCGACCCGGACCTGGGCGTGCCCCATGACGACCTCGACGTCGAGCCGGGCGTTCCCGTTGCCCATGACGACCTCGTCGCCCGCCCCGCTGTGGCCGCCGGCCCAGCTCACCCGCCCCAGCTGGGCGTCGCTCTTGACCGTGACGTTCGAGTCGTCGCCGAGCGTGATCGACAGCGAGCCCGACTCCGCCCGGACGCGGTGCCGACCCTGCGTGATCGTGCCCTTGATGGTGGCCGACCCGGCCTGGACCAGCACGTCGTTCACCTCGGTGACGTCGAGCAGCTTGGCGCCGCCGGCCGTCACCCGGATCTTGCCGAGGTGCGGCACGCGCTCCGTGCTCAGCTGACCAGCGGTCACCTCGACGTCCACCGTGAGCGCCGGGTTGACCCGGATCAGCAGCTCCTTGCCGAGGCCGAGCGCGCGGACGTCCTCGAGGCTGCGCGGCACGCCCCGCAGGATGCTGAAGCCGTCGAGGCTCGGGCCGATCTCGCCGTCGCTCGAGACCTCCAGCGTGGTCCCGTTGCGGCGCAGCACGTGGGGCCCGTCGGCCGACAGCGTGGCGACCGAGGTCTCGCCGACGATGCGGACGCGTCGCCCGACCGCGCGGACGGAGACACGCTCCACCCCGTTGGCGGCCTTGCCGCGCGGCTCGGAGGCCACGGGCGGGTCGGCGGGCGTCCCGCCGGCCGGCTCGACCGGCTGCCCGACGCTCTCCCGCGCGAACGTCGCGTGCTGCGGCCGGTCGGTCGCCGCCGCCCACGGGTCGCTCTCGGCGTCGTCGTGGGTGGTGGTCGTCCGGTCCACGGGCTCGGCCGCGACGCCGACGGGCTCCGAGCGGTCCTCCACGGGCGCGGCCTTCAGGGCGTCGATCCGACGGGCGGCCTCGGAGGCGTCGATGCGCCCCGCTGCCAGGTCGCCGAGGATCGCGGTCATCAACGGGTCAGGGCTCATGACCACAAATGTAAAGCGGACCTTTCCAGAGTGGAAGATCTTCGCTCCACTATCAGGGCGGGGCCGGGGTCGGGACAGTTCCTGTGCGCCTGCGGAGCCGACACTTGCTTGGGCCACACACCTACTCATATGCTTGTCCCATGCAATCGACTTCGGACGCGACGCTGGCCGCGGCGTCCGCCACCCAGGTCGTCGACTCCCTCCTGAGCACGACGATGACCATCGGCCGGCTGATGCGGCAGCGCCTCGCGGGCGACCAGCTCGAGCCGGCCACGTACTGGGTCCTCAAGAACCTCGCGGCCGGCGCCCTCCGCGTCACCGCGCTCGCGTCGAGCACCCAGCTGGACACCTCCACCGTGTCGCGCCACGTCACCCAGCTCGAGCAGTCCGGCCTCGTCGAGCGGACCCAGGACCCCGACGACGGGCGTGCCCAGCGCGTCGGGCTCACCGAGGAGGGTCGTACGCAGCTCGCGGCCTCCACGGCCCGGCGCCGCGAGGTGCTCACCGACAGCCTCGACGACTGGGACACCGCCGACCTCGCCGACCTCGAACGTCTCCTCGGCCGCTTCGTCGCCAGCGTCGAGTCCCGGACCCGCTGACGCGCCCGGCCTCACCAGTACCCGCCGTCACCACCAGAACCAGCAGACAGAGAACGCCCATGAGCTCGTACGAACCCCGCCGCGCCCTCGCGGACGCCCCGACCGGCACGCCGTCCAGCACGACAGCCGCCACCGCCGACCCGACCCCGAGCGGTGACTACCTCAGCCACCGCCAGATCCTCGTGGTCATCGGCGGCCTGATGGCGGGCATGTTCCTGGCGGCCCTCGACCAGAGCATCGTCGGCGTCGCGCTGCCCAAGATCACCTCCGAGCTCGGCGGGCTGGACAAGCTGTCCTGGGTCGTCACCGCCTACCTCCTCACCTCGACCGCGGCCACGCCGCTGTGGGGCAAGATCTCCGACCTGCGCGGTCGCCGGCCGATCTTCCAGGCCGCGATCGTCGTGTTCCTGGTCGGCTCGGTGATCTGCGGCTTCGCGCTGCCGCTCTCCACCGCGCTCGGCCTGCCCGGCATCGACGTGATGATCTTCGGCCGTGCGGTGCAGGGCCTCGGCGGCGGCGGGCTGATGTCCCTCGCGCTCGCCGTCATCGGCGACGTGATCCCGCCCCGCGAGCGCGGCCGCTACCAGGGCCTCTTCGGCGCCGTCTTCGGCGTCTCCTCGGTCGCGGGCCCCCTGCTCGGCGGGCTCTTCACCGACCACCTGGGCTGGGAGTGGATCTTCTTCATCAACCTGCCGATCGGTGCGGCCGCGCTGGTGGTCACGTCCTTCGCGCTCAAGCTGCACCACGTCAAGCGGGAGGCCACCGTCGACTACCTCGGCGCGGCCACCATCGTCGGCGCGGTCACGAGCCTGGTGCTCTACCTGAGCTGGGCGGGTCCCGACCTCGGGTGGACCTCGGCCACCGGGCTCGGCCTCCTCGCCGCCGTCGTCGTGCTGGCCGTGCTCTTCGTGCT contains these protein-coding regions:
- a CDS encoding MarR family winged helix-turn-helix transcriptional regulator, coding for MQSTSDATLAAASATQVVDSLLSTTMTIGRLMRQRLAGDQLEPATYWVLKNLAAGALRVTALASSTQLDTSTVSRHVTQLEQSGLVERTQDPDDGRAQRVGLTEEGRTQLAASTARRREVLTDSLDDWDTADLADLERLLGRFVASVESRTR
- the greA gene encoding transcription elongation factor GreA; amino-acid sequence: MSEATTQTIWLTQDAYDKLQHELEQLSGPGRADVTAKIAAARDEGDLRENGGYHAAREEQGKQEARIRQLKDMLRRAEVGEATAVADEVAPGTRVTIAFDGDESDTDTFLLGSREVLGADDLDTNVYSPQSPLGSAILGKKKGDLATYEAPNGSKINVTVVKVEPYGG
- a CDS encoding MDR family MFS transporter, whose translation is MSSYEPRRALADAPTGTPSSTTAATADPTPSGDYLSHRQILVVIGGLMAGMFLAALDQSIVGVALPKITSELGGLDKLSWVVTAYLLTSTAATPLWGKISDLRGRRPIFQAAIVVFLVGSVICGFALPLSTALGLPGIDVMIFGRAVQGLGGGGLMSLALAVIGDVIPPRERGRYQGLFGAVFGVSSVAGPLLGGLFTDHLGWEWIFFINLPIGAAALVVTSFALKLHHVKREATVDYLGAATIVGAVTSLVLYLSWAGPDLGWTSATGLGLLAAVVVLAVLFVLVERRAAEPIIPLELFRSWTFVSNVGFAMIMGVAMFGGLIYLPIYLQAVKGMSATESGLAMLPLVVGIFATSISGGQIMSRTGRYKWMPVTGAVVVGAAFVGLSRIAVDTGYPYVAVLMFVFGAGLGLTMQVVVTAVQNSVDRRHMGVATAAVTFFRSMGGAVGTALFGAILNLRLAHHLAAVIPAGAGAEAGAATSSISDVSAIQALPEPVRTWVLTAFTQAMDDLFLVAVPFLGVALVIALLMREKPLGGRETPDPATLEASDELVGSVH
- a CDS encoding DUF2089 domain-containing protein — its product is MTGVGERVRATDPHRHRAPSACPVCGDQLAVTRLGCGTCGTELAGLFAPCDYCALDDRESELLRVFLASRGNLREVEKHLGVSYPTARARFNDLLRKLGLAGVEEAPTVLTREQILSEVASGALTPDAAQELLANL